From Mustelus asterias chromosome 5, sMusAst1.hap1.1, whole genome shotgun sequence, a single genomic window includes:
- the ndufaf4 gene encoding NADH dehydrogenase [ubiquinone] 1 alpha subcomplex assembly factor 4, whose protein sequence is MGGRLTRAIRNFNLENRAHVEIGKQKPTSAPRHPGNQALMKQQKLSDLPEARDVHNKNEELLSLLRDVYVDSKDIPAKRLKTVETSKQLQEHRLLKSTMSYDLFNITKVPKGKLSIPEALVILNNHKLQPQVWTVDKIAEDYSLDLKDVKGLLEFFKPFEIKVLPPKHDNKERLIAS, encoded by the exons ATGGGGGGGCGTCTGACACGGGCGATACGGAACTTCAACCTGGAGAACAGGGCGCACGTGGAGATCGGCAAGCAGAAGCCGACCAGCGCCCCGCGGCACCCGGGCAACCAGGcgctgatgaagcagcagaagcTCAGCG ACCTTCCCGAAGCCCGTGACGTTCATAACAAGAATGAAGAACTTCTGTCTTTACTCAGAGATGTATATGTTGATTCGAAGGATATTCCTGCAAAG AGACTTAAAACTGTTGAAACATCCAAGCAGCTGCAGGAGCACAGACTTCTGAAGTCGACCATGAGTTATGACCTGTTCAACATTACAAAGGTTCCCAAAGGCAAGCTGAGCATACCGGAGGCTCTTGTAATCCTCAACAACCACAAGCTCCAGCCCCAAGTATGGACAGTTGACAAAATAGCTGAAGATTACAGTTTAGACCTTAAAGACGTTAAAGGACTGTTGGAGTTTTTCAAACCATTTGAAATAAAAGTTCTACCTCCAAAACATGATAATAAGGAACGTCTAATTGCAAGTTAG